CTGCCGCTCGGCGCGCGGCCCGTGACACCGAAAGTGAGCAGGCGCTCCCGGCCCCGGCGGCGCACCCACTGCCGGGCCAGGTTCATCAGGATGCCGTGACCGTAAGCGGCCGGATCGTCCGCCGCCTGCACCCGCTCCCAGTGCCGCCACACCTCGGTGAGCGCGTCCGCGGCCAGGTCGTCGGCGACCGCCGACTCCCCGGTCATCAGGTAGGCCAGCCGTGACAGCGACGCATGATGCCGCTCGAAGTACGCGCGGAACGCGTCGTCGCGCATCGGCACCCTTCCCGACCATCGGCAGGTTCATTTCCTGAACTTTTTCCGGACCGGCTGACGTTAGAGATCAACTAGTCGCG
Above is a genomic segment from Actinoplanes ianthinogenes containing:
- a CDS encoding SigE family RNA polymerase sigma factor, which translates into the protein MRDDAFRAYFERHHASLSRLAYLMTGESAVADDLAADALTEVWRHWERVQAADDPAAYGHGILMNLARQWVRRRGRERLLTFGVTGRAPSGSDVPAVLDVRGALRKLPHRRRACVVLRYAFDLSEREVAATLGISVGAVKSATSRGAKQLAGLLGGAVTRIDGWEAAR